The Glycine soja cultivar W05 chromosome 8, ASM419377v2, whole genome shotgun sequence genome has a window encoding:
- the LOC114423412 gene encoding uncharacterized protein LOC114423412 isoform X1, which translates to MAEPAAVPNLQPKVSHEAKLKELLHRITSLEIKLCSDAAKEFAKLLRSETGADLLREYVRGSPKCSELLEAWKLREGKQGMHYVFDLISAILSHREGKHNPSDIESVNITNDLDKFARLLISERLSDIHKEVNSKEWRRQKAALLLMASIARRGASLASEVAKSFDFKLAEFGRIASANRRRKPEARVGLLRKPFVGFAMSFLEVGKPWLLRWVLQQREMYSGVLRGLGSDDDETVVFVLTVLRDRVLVEESLVQPWLRSVLFGSATLEQLVEVCAREGGGDAAEVAFGVLFRVCTDPSNGLMPDSKMRLKGNTKRILDLMKKLRVTEVQYHKDLLLAIVEAKASFGLSYLKEFPYNIDNFKSSSWISAISVAAQLVSLVGNGISKESVNFRSNGPHLFDNMDLHSIVKCLFPRPFSRSLFNKGMPHIEPYVKHGTLRLLLELLKLLDSIFGGLNRNSNTNNPFMQHMMSIKDEIQNYVQAFIPDLQVLLNLLSSLDVNSEACNSSLKRNACHHEHNSSSRKKLKLDISESGDIDIVVAGISSTPDIDLTGNSGTVDGGPRADALDDEEDLMNSIGEIWGVDLRSMEINTFEDVESYLLSKLLDALRYYRRALPFSLDNSFETFKGLLKSPLELTSHLQVSVLSLLVEYIEWCPDDEIPIRTPPMLYKYLQPFIKLLMFSPYNETRELAYKLALAAMFSTGAFDGNLHEIEAWFLFLPGYHGKKPPVKISEVDVLQSLTLFVISFFCDAVSTLGNNLIKYWDILKSHAHCLEGGEDLSPQFSPFIICVLEKCLKVIRPKTGSCSLPKKSMVLLYTCNTVKYLLQTQVNAGLLSALVHADLTERLGGSYECDEVFPEWKPLKDLLDFVESILHQRNYCIFSKNEESVLPDSSLGSALGSVNRLLNCGSGHGIAETTIAFISSIILEGTNKILTNLPSHVVIPRDLVGVPFSLLLSVLFLDYSVLHHASKLWPVMFYAALDMAMSDLGIDGQNAAPVETSDLTLHPDSLTCSQLLDASEVDAVTFSIFLKQAPFHVIFPAMMCMNGPYISKLSKIQEFLLHKLSESNDSLLLTNLQLILFWTHRIQLCYEVNPIAEVEQLLNLCVILVGSLLAQLLVPESGSDWSINSAFYSLRHNIQEVIKTIFCHPCVLISLSFSLGSCQNLSNGNVENDINMLNVVSNEGFHNFGNPVLKILTMTLESMWSLSGAHLCVSTAEDVANNIVKAFKRLQQKLFLDVRNRFELYIRTEDVMPLLPTLYALHSLHRFLSPFQLLELVNWMFSRDEFDDLPIKKSSIFVGCSLAADAFSALSIYFQQSTENRAPYDLFWEMGEKNMKADIFEQIYLKVVDFSVCYEIDSADRCLLEAVNLLYKQKHLQQETFHPLLLVMWKIIMVTPLKVLSHCIYKTNAKKATFLHILSELSSLHSLIFGHLFLGTVNRSLHHGIGVMEHTFDPTLSEDQFLLLLPASLSYFSLISKRLREQSHRDFEHLPYFYSKILLKGFSQWKRFSSKDIFQEQYGEFFPSSAQELLCLTDLSLLGKSIHMLKYHFANNGDMMKLKKRLNLFKSIFPKFDSHDDLMNCDCQVIDSYSLRQSLNIINCVVAKISLCKILLFHEAGGDFKDVAVKMQSKLGRCRIHFINILVDIWQFIVKKFSLASYQCRTAKGTNISLLYNHLEGFLLKSILELAGEMQNDLIQLQAISFLEQLIRSALLYRFGDFTTMKTVRVILSQLSEGRLSYDLYLQLLLAHSQFAPTLHSVRKQAGSLLKPVSSILKCLVIPSLDHCENDVKHRGLTTELSSGPLEIVKILWILLLVKARQIDSDNGNDIDVNLKELHALLRHSYGATVNWIDLEIYNLMQQIESMSGLLSQNAKLDSETIEEWYKSQHRDNFPIDPDICVSTVLYFPYDRTFSDELPSINKIEPDTPRKKVLYSHVEDKERYDPVFILRFSIHSLSKAYVAPVEFAGSGLLAIAFVSLSSPDQGIRRLAYGTLDKFKNAVEKCQKRKDVMGLRLLLNSVQNSIEEPWQRIPSVIALFAAEASCVLLDPAHDHYAAISTFFIHSSKLNMRVMFDNFFWSTSVNFKAERSWMLRLVYAGMNSDDDAAIYIRNSILEKLMSFYVSPLSDFESKNLIIEVINKSVKLHKITRHLVKHCSLFSWFSSLISVARQRLNGNENKLFLKHVLVALKVVNDVISSGGISKWLQNHGLEQLMELSSNLFNFLFQDATLTNETVVLVNPFLRMIASVLKLSQKRKIYQPHFTLSIEGLYQMYQAGSVCNQAIKSIKPELALEAILMNAPPVSIFMMNQERLQSFLIWATTTALQSESLQRLGSNESQFSRNNSREDFRENPVVSTFLRWLTASVINGKLHKKSYNWDSEFAETHNLESLHSLLVHVENTSGQRNDIDIGAEEVLASTIFHLQLRLGVNHEVLPSVVCALCLLMFGASKFAVSRTDLLKDYNTLISSYSSRVRCPPEANPTWRWSFYQPWKDDSLELTDSQKMEEYHACLTLLVIISNVLGAKKLESASLSPVDLERSGLFQWEISLLRN; encoded by the exons ATGGCGGAACCCGCCGCAGTTCCAAACTTGCAACCTAAAGTCAGCCACGAAGCGAAACTGAAAGAACTGCTCCACAGAATCACCTCGCTCGAGATAAAGCTATGCTCCGATGCCGCCAAAGAGTTCGCGAAGCTCCTCAGGTCCGAGACCGGCGCCGACCTCCTCCGAGAGTACGTGCGCGGCTCCCCGAAGTGCTCGGAGCTTCTCGAAGCGTGGAAGCTTCGCGAAGGCAAGCAGGGCATGCACTACGTCTTCGACCTAATCTCCGCCATTCTCAGCCACAGAGAAGGTAAGCACAACCCTAGCGACATCGAAAGCGTGAATATCACtaatgatttggataaattCGCGCGGTTACTTATTTCCGAACGGTTGAGTGATATCCACAAGGAGGTGAACAGCAAAGAGTGGCGGAGACAGAAGGCGGCGTTGTTACTCATGGCTTCGATTGCGCGGCGTGGCGCGAGCTTGGCGTCGGAGGTGGCGAAGAGCTTCGATTTCAAGCTCGCCGAGTTCGGGAGGATTGCGTCGGCGAACCGGAGAAGGAAGCCGGAGGCGAGGGTTGGGTTGTTGAGGAAGCCGTTTGTCGGATTTGCGATGTCGTTTTTGGAGGTCGGGAAGCCGTGGCTGTTGCGGTGGGTTTTGCAGCAGAGAGAGATGTATTCCGGCGTTCTGAGAGGGTTAGGGAGCGATGATGATGAAACTGTGGTGTTTGTGTTAACGGTGTTGAGAGATAGGGTTCTTGTTGAAGAGTCTCTGGTGCAGCCGTGGCTTCGGAGTGTTTTGTTTGGGAGTGCCACATTGGAGCAGTTGGTTGAGGTTTGTGCAAGGGAAGGTGGTGGTGATGCCGCTGAGGTGGCGTTTGGGGTGCTTTTTAGGGTTTGTACTGATCCTAGTAATGGTTTGATGCCGGACTCAAAAATGCGGTTGAAGGGTAATACGAAGAGAATCTTGGATCTCATGAAGAAGCTGCGGGTTACGGAGGTTCAGTATCATAAGGATTTGCTTTTGGCTATTGTTGAGGCCAAGGCTTCTTTTGGGTTGTCGTATTTGAAGGAGTTTCCTTACAACATTGATAATTTCAAGTCTTCTTCATG GATTTCTGCAATATCTGTGGCAGCTCAGTTGGTTTCATTGGTGGGTAATGGCATTTCCAAAGAATCTGTCAATTTTCGATCAAATGGTCCGCACCTGTTTGACAATATGGATTTGCACAGTATTGTGAAGTGCTTGTTTCCTCGTCCATTCAGCAGATCATTGTTTAATAAGGGAATGCCTCACATTGAACCTTATGTGAAACATGGTACTCTAAGGCTTCTTCTGGAGTTACTGAAATTGCTGGACTCTATTTTTGGTGGTTTGAATCGTAATTCTAATACCAACAATCCATTCATGCAACATATGATGTCTATCAAGGACGAAATCCAGAATTATGTTCAAGCTTTTATTCCCGATCTGCAGGTTTTATTAAATCTACTTTCCTCTTTAGATGTCAATTCTGAAGCCTGTAACTCAAGTTTAAAGAGAAATGCATGCCATCATGAACATAATAGCAGCAGTAGGAAGAAGTTAAAACTTGACATTTCGGAGAGTGGTGATATAGATATAGTTGTTGCTGGGATAAGTTCTACTCCAGATATTGATTTAACTGGCAACAGTGGAACAGTTGATGGTGGACCAAGAGCAGATGCTTTGGATGATGAGGAGGATCTCATGAATAGCATAGGGGAAATTTGGGGCGTGGACCTTCGTTCAATGGAAATTAACACATTTGAAGATGTGGAATCATACTTGCTGTCTAAACTGCTTGATGCTCTCAGATATTACCGC CGGGCTCTGCCTTTTTCTTTGGATAATTCTTTTGAAACATTCAAGGGTCTTCTCAAAAGCCCATTGGAATTAACAAGTCATCTGCAGGTCTCAGTGTTGTCCTTGCTTGTGGAATACATTGAATGGTGTCCTGATGATGAAATTCCTATCAGAACTCCACCCATGTTGTACAAATACTTACAACCATTCATTaaattgttaatgttttctccATACAATGAAACAAGGGAACTGGCTTACAAGCTGGCCTTGGCAGCTATGTTCAGTACTGGTGCTTTTGATGGGAATCTTCACGAGATAGAAGcatggtttttatttttaccaGGTTATCATGGAAAGAAACCCCCTGTCAAAATCTCGGAGGTTGATGTATTACAGAGTTTGACTCTATTTGTCATATCATTCTTTTGCGATGCTGTTTCTACACTTGgaaataatttgattaaatattggGATATTCTTAAGAGTCATGCCCATTGTTTGGAAGGTGGTGAAG ATTTATCACCTCAATTTAGCCCTTTTATCATATGTGTGCTAGAGAAGTGTCTAAAGGTGATCCGACCTAAAACAGGATCCTGCTCGTTGCCTAAAAAATCAATGGTATTATTATACACTTGCAATACAGTCAAGTATCTCTTGCAAACACAG GTCAACGCAGGATTGTTATCTGCTTTAGTTCATGCAGACTTGACAGAGAGACTTGGTGGAAGTTATGAATGTGATGAAGTCTTTCCTGAGTGGAAGCCACTGAAGGATTTATTGGACTTTGTGGAGAGCATATTACACCAAAGGAATTATTGCATTTTCTCTAAAAATGAAGAATCTGTCCTTCCTGATAGTTCTTTAGGAAGTGCGCTTGGTAGTGTAAATAGATTGTTGAATTGTGGGTCTGGTCATGGTATTGCTGAAACAACCATAGCTTTCATATCCTCCATTATATTGGAAGGCACCAATAAAATATTGACAAATCTGCCATCACATGTGGTCATACCACGTGACTTAGTTGGAGTTCCTTTCTCACTCTTATTATCAGTACTTTTTCTTGATTATAGTGTTCTTCACCATGCTTCTAAGTTGTGGCCTGTAATGTTTTATGCTGCCTTGGATATGGCCATGTCAGATCTTGGTATTGATGGTCAAAATGCAGCTCCTGTTGAGACTTCTGATCTTACATTGCATCCAGATTCTCTAACTTGTAGCCAACTTTTAGATGCTTCTGAAGTTGATGCTGTTACATTTAGTATCTTTCTAAAACAGGCGCCTTTCCATGTGATATTTCCTGCGATGATGTGTATGAATGGTCCTTACATATCAAAGCTATCTAAAATACAAGAGTTTTTACTGCATAAATTATCTGAGTCAAATGATAGCTTGCTCCTTACCAATCTGCAACTCATTCTGTTCTGGACTCATCGGATTCAGTTATGTTATGAAGTTAACCCAATAGCTGAAGTTGAACAACTTTTGAATCTGTGTGTTATACTTGTAGGGAGCTTGTTAGCTCAATTATTGGTTCCAGAAAGTGGTTCTGACTGGTCTATAAACTCTGCCTTTTATTCATTAAGACATAACATTCAAGAAGTGATTAAAACCATTTTTTGTCATCCTTGTGTTTTGATCTCATTATCCTTTTCTTTGGGAAGTTGTCAGAATCTTTCAAATGGAAATGTAGAGAATGATATCAATATGCTAAATGTAGTATCCAATGAGGGGTTTCACAACTTTGGTAATCCAGTTTTAAAGATATTAACAATGACTCTAGAGTCCATGTGGTCTTTATCTGGTGCCCACCTTTGTGTGTCAACAGCTGAAGATGTTGCTAATAATATTGTGAAGGCATTTAAACGCCTTCAACAAAAACTATTTCTGGATGTCAGAAACAGATTTGAGCTGTACATTCGTACTGAAGATGTGATGCCTCTTCTTCCAACATTGTATGCTTTACATTCTTTGCATCGATTTTTATCCCCTTTTCAGCTCCTTGAATTAGTGAATTGGATGTTCAGTAGAGATGAGTTTGATGATTTGCCAATTAAGAAATCCTCAATATTTGTTGGATGTTCCTTAGCTGCTGATGCTTTCAGTGCTTTATCCATTTATTTTCAGCAGTCAACTGAAAACAGGGCACCGTATGATTTGTTTTGGGAGATGGGTGAAAAGAATATGAAAGCTGATATTTTTGAGCAGATTTACCTCAAGGTAGTTGACTTTTCTGTATGTTATGAAATAGATAGTGCAGATAGATGCTTGCTTGAAGCTGTCAATCTCTTGTATAAGCAGAAACATTTGCAACAAGAAACGTTTCATCCTTTGCTGTTGGTCATGTGGAAAATTATAATGGTTACTCCATTGAAAGTGCTTTCCCATTGCATTTACAAGACTAATGCTAAGAAAGCTACGTTTTTACATATTCTTTCTGAATTGAGTTCCCTCCATTCGTTGATCTTTGGGCATTTATTTTTGGGTACAGTGAATAGAAGTTTACATCATGGTATTGGTGTGATGGAACATACCTTTGATCCTACTCTCTCAGAAGATCAGTTTTTGCTGCTTCTGCCGGCCTCTTTGTCATACTTCAGCTTAATTTCTAAGAGACTTAGAGAGCAGAGTCACAGAGATTTTGAACATTTACCTTACTTTTATTCAAAAATTCTCTTAAAAGGTTTCAGTCAGTGGAAGAGGTTTTCCTCAAAAGATATATTTCAGGAACAATATGGGGAATTCTTTCCATCATCTGCTCAAGAACTTCTGTGTCTTACTGATCTTAGTCTTCTTGGGAAATCAATTCATATGTTAAAGTATCACTTTGCTAATAATGGGGATATGATGAAACTGAAAAAGCGATTAAATCTATTCAAATCCATTTTCCCAAAATTTGATTCACATGATGATCTGATGAACTGTGATTGTCAAGTTATTGATAGTTATTCCCTGCGTCAGTCTTTGAACATCATCAATTGTGTTGTTGCAAAGATATCACtttgtaaaatattattgtttcatGAAGCAGGTGGGGATTTCAAAGATGTTGCTGTGAAAATGCAAAGCAAATTAGGTAGATGCAGGATacatttcataaatattttggtGGATATTTGGCAGTTTATTGTTAAGAAATTTTCGTTAGCTTCTTATCAATGTAGAACTGCAAAAGGCACTAACATTTCATTGCTATATAATCACTTGGAGGGTTTTTTGTTGAAGAGTATTCTTGAATTGGCTGGAGAAATGCAAAATGATCTTATTCAATTGCAAGCCatttccttccttgagcaattAATCAGATCTGCTCTTCTCTATAGGTTTGGTGATTTTACAACAATGAAAACTGTCCGGGTTATATTATCACAGCTTAGTGAGGGGAGGCTATCATATGATTTATATCTTCAGTTGTTGCTTGCTCATTCTCAGTTTGCTCCCACTCTCCATTCAGTGCGCAAACAAGCAGGTTCCCTTTTGAAGCCTGTATCCAGCATTCTGAAATGTCTTGTGATTCCTTCTCTTGATCATTGTGAAAATGATGTGAAACACAGAGGGCTAACGACTGAGCTCTCTAGTGGACCATTGGAAATTGTTAAAATACTTTGGatacttttattggttaaggcTCGTCAAATTGACTCAGATAatggaaatgacattgatgtaaatttaaaagaacTGCATGCACTGCTTCGTCATTCTTATGGTGCAACAGTCAACTGGATTGATTTGGAAATATACAATCTGATGCAACAGATTGAGTCTATGAGTGGCCTGCTGTCTCAAAATGCCAAGTTAGATTCAGAAACAATTGAAGAATGGTACAAAAGCCAGCATAGAGACAACTTTCCAATTGACCCTGACATATGCGTGTCAACAGTTCTCTATTTTCCGTATGATAGAACTTTCTCTGATGAGCTACCATCTATAAACAAGATTGAACCAGATACTCCTAGGAAAAAG gtactttattctcatgttgaaGATAAAGAACGTTATGATCCTGTATTTATATTGCGATTTTCAATTCATAGTCTCTCAAAGGCTTATGTAGCGCCTGTGGAGTTTGCTGGTTCAGGGTTGCTTGCGATTGCATTTGTTAGCTTGTCTTCCCCAGACCAAGGGATAAGAAGATTAGCGTATGGcactcttgataaatttaagaATGCAGTAGAG AAGTGCCAAAAGAGGAAGGATGTAATGGGACTTCGGCTTCTATTAAATTCTGTTCAAAACAGCATAGAAGAGCCATGGCAAAGAATCCCATCAGTTATTGCTTTATTTGCTGCAGAGGCATCTTGTGTATTGTTAGATCCGGCACATGATCATTATGCAGCTATAAGTacattttttatacattcatCTAAGTTGAATATGAGG GTTATGTTTGATAACTTTTTTTGGAGTACCTCTGTCAATTTCAAAGCAGAGAGGTCTTGGATGCTTCGCCTAGTATATGCAGGGATGAACTCAGATGATGATGCTGCGATATATATCAGGAACTCTATCCTTGAGAAGCTAATGAGTTTTTACGTCTCTCCTCTTTCAGATTTTGAGTCTAAGAACCTGATTATTGAG GTGATAAATAAATCTGTTAAATTGCATAAGATTACCCGTCATCTAGTGAAGCattgttctttattttcatggttTTCGTCTCTCATCTCCGTTGCCAGACAGAGGCTTaatggaaatgaaaataaactttTCTTGAAGCATGTGTTGGTAGCATTGAAG GTTGTCAATGATGTTATTTCATCAGGAGGCATCTCCAAGTGGTTGCAAAATCATGGCCTTGAGCAGCTTATGGAGCTTTCATCCAAtctatttaatttcttattccAGGATGCAACATTGACAAATGAAACTGTAGTACTAGTTAATCCTTTTCTACGAATGATAGCATCAGTGTTGAAATTAtctcaaaaaaggaaaatatatcaGCCACATTTTACCCTATCAATTGAGGGCTTGTATCAGATGTACCAGGCTGGCAGTGTGTGTAATCAAGCCATAAAAAGCATTAAACCAGAGCTTGCACTTGAAGCCATACTTATGAATGCACCTCCTGTTTCCATTTTCATGATG AATCAGGAAAGGCTACAAAGCTTTCTTATCTGGGCAACTACAACTGCTTTACAGTCCGAGTCTTTACAAAGGCTGGGGTCCAATGAGTCTCAGTTCTCAAGAAATAATTCAAGGGAAGATTTTCGAGAGAACCCAGTAGTTTCAACATTTCTACGTTGGTTAACAGCATCAGTAATCAATGGGAAGCTccataaaaaatcttataattggGATTCAGAATTTGCTGAAACACACAACCTTGAATCCCTGCATTCTTTGCTGGTGCATGTTGAAAATACCTCTGGACAAAGAAATGATATTGATATTGGTGCTGAGGAGGTACTAGCTTCAACAATCTTCCATCTCCAACTGCGTCTTGGTGTCAATCATGAAGTGCTACCATCAGTTGTATGTGCTCTCTGTCTCCTGATGTTTGGTGCCTCTAAATTTGCAG TCAGCAGAACTGATTTATTGAAAGACTACAACACACTAATATCATCATACAGTTCAAGGGTACGGTGTCCTCCTGAAGCTAATCCAACTTGGAGATG GTCGTTTTATCAGCCATGGAAGGATGATTCTCTGGAGCTCACTGACTCGCAGAAGATGGAGGAATATCATGCTTGCCTAACTTTGTTAGTTATTATCTCTAATGTTCTTGGTGCAAAGAAATTAGAGTCGGCTAGTTTATCCCCTGTAGATTTAGAGAGATCTGGCTTATTCCAATGGGAAATAAGTTTACTAAGAAACTGA